Within Salvia splendens isolate huo1 chromosome 21, SspV2, whole genome shotgun sequence, the genomic segment TCAAAGAAAGATCAAGAACAAGACCTAGTCCTAGAATAAAGATAATTTCTTCTTttaacctttttattttttttccttaaattaaataatgtgaCAAAAAAAGTGATTTATTTCGCCCATATGTTTTAATTATGGGCTATAGATTTGTGCAATTATAATGTAAAGtttatttagtagtagtattcgGATTAGGGTTTTGGAACCCACGCGCCTTCAGACTTAAGGTTCTGTGTGGTTTGCAGGCTATTGTATCGATCATAGTGTGTATTATAGAGTGTGTATTATAGAATGAATGAAATGTTTTATTGAACTGAGTAATTGCTTATGATATAGCAGATCTATATCAAATCTGAAAAAATTATTACAACTTTTTTTATGTATTCTGTTAAGTCATTTTCTAAGTACAACCAATCAATTGAGCTAATTTAATAATGTTACATCTTCTGTTGAGTCGCTTAAATAAATCTTTGTGTACATTAACTATTTTCTAGACATATAGattcttttaattttatgagaATTTTTTGGAGCAAGTTGACAAAACATTGGAAAATCACAAGTACCATAGTTTCTGCCAAATAAGAGGGATCTCATATAAGGTtggaaaaatatttaatatactgAAATATCAGTACTATATAAACTGtatacaaaaaataacaaaaattaacaaaatctcaatatacagtgattttcgatatatcgtactaGAAGATTACTGTACAATAACAATATGCATTCCTATATATTGCGATACACCAATAATTTGATACCAAATATGCATAACGATACGAAAAAAGATTACGATAGGAAATAAGATTACGATAAAACGGCATACCGAAACTTTTATATAGTCAATTTTGGATACGATAGTATATCGAAATTCggtatgcaaaaaaaaaatgtactatGTGAGAGAGAGTCGAATAAACATTAAACACAGTGCCAAACCAGCCACTGCCCAAGAAGTCAAAGTCATATAACTGTAGTGTGTTTGAAAGAGAGAATCCGATAATATGcataatttttttcataaatgacATATTTAAACATCAGCAGAATCCAAACAAAGCACAAGATGAAATCAGTATTTCCTGTATGCAAGCTCCTTGACAGCGTGTGGGAGATTCTTGTCATTCCGAATGCTTTTAACCCAGGTTGCGTTGATGTGGACGCGTTCGATGCTCTGCTTCAACGTCCTCGCGATGTATGGCTTCATCCGGCTGCTGAAGAACTCCTGCGCTTCGGCCGCCTTTTCATATGATGAAAACTAAAAGGGAGAACGTGGCACGTGAGAACCCCCGACTGCTTAAGACTAGATGAGAGTGTAGGAGATGAGCACTTACCGGTGACACAATGGCACTGATGAAGCGAGTTATGAGGAATCCGGCGCCATAGGTTTTGGTGAGATGATCCCACTTGGCCTGCAAACAAGATGAGTCTACCAATCAACGGAGGTGGCCTGGAAACGAGCTTACTTATGAGCAAAACGAGGAAATAGGCTTACTTTCAACCAGTTCCATGCTATCTCACGAGATTCACTGCTGACCGACAGCCCAAATACGACATCTTGGCTCCTCACCTGTGTTATAAAAGGAACGGCCGCTATTGTTAGGAAAAAATGTGTTGAAGGAAGCAATTAAGAATTTTGATTTCAGTGACATGAATATTAGTACCTCTGAAGATAACAAGAAGTCGAGGAATTCTTGTATGATTTCAGGGTCCCGGCAAGTACCTAGCGAGCCTTCAAGAAAGATAGGATAACGTAAGCACCTGTGAATGTCAAAATTGCTCAAATGATGAAACTGTACCTAGAATTCGCGTTTTCTCCTGGCTGAGGTCGGTTTCTCTGTAAATCTTGAGAAGAGACTCGTAGCCAGATCTGTTCGATTTGTTCACACCTTGCATTACAGCAACATATACTGCCTGGAAACAGAAAATGGGAAGGTTCTGTTAGCAAAAAAAGGCACTCAGAgatatggatttggatagagtTTGAAGTTTTTCGTTATAACCCTTCTCAAATCAGGAGGAAGAACGGGTGAATTTCTATCTTCCAAAAATATGCGGAAGCGCTTATTTGCTTCGTCTAAAGTTGCCTTGTGCCCGAATAAAGCCAATGCCACGAGAAGTTCTCCTCTCAACATGCTATCAAGGTGGCTCTCCAGTGGTTTAGGATCCCAGCCAAGTCTCCtgtaaaagaaatgaaatagCACCAAAATCTAATATTTCTACATTTGAACCAGCTACATTGTTTAATAGTTCGATAAAAGAGAGATAATATAAAGGACCGTAAGATAGAAAAGTGGTGGTGTGTCGACTCTTTATATCTACAGAAACATGAGAATGGGGACAAAAACACCATCCGTTGTGTCTCAATGAAGGACACTTGAATAGCAAAGGAGTAGTTCGAGCACATGGGATATGAGTTTACATGAGCCCATATACAGTACAACCAACCCATCAGACATCGTAttgaaaagaagagaaaatcaTGAATAACATACTCTGCGGAGTTCTGGAAAAGATTGATGAAGAACAATTTGACATCACCAACCAATTCAGGCGAGGAATCAGCAACAATTTTTGCTACCTTGGAAGCTACCTGTGGAACCAAGAAAATTATGTAAAGGTCAAAACGACAAAGTAATCCACGAGTAGGAACAATTTGCCAAAAGGTTACTAAATTCTGGAAACAAAGAGAACATTACACTGATCAAGTTAGATAGGACAATATACTCGGGCTCTTCCCGGTAGGCACTCATCAAAGCAAGTAAAGAGGTCATTGATTGCTCGCATGACATGGACAACGAATAATAGTCATCCAATATCCCTGGTCAAGATATAAAGtgaattcaaatattttccCGACCTGTAAAATAAGATAACAAATCAAATTTACCATTTCTGTCGCATGTTGACAAGTTCTTCCTCTCTATTGCATTCCTTAGTCCAGACGATAGGTCTTCGTCATATTTCACCCGGTAAAAACCAGTCTGCTCGACATTAACTTTGATCCAGGGGCGCCCTGATGAACCTGAGGCACTCAAAAAGTCCTTGACATCAAGAGTCTCACTTTTGGCTTGTAGCAAGAAATTTTTACGAGCATCATAAGAGCCACAGCACAAAGTTATTGGGACAACCCATTCTCCATCGCCATGAGAACCAGTAAACAAAAATCGGGACTGTCCAAAAGCACGAGATAAACAGGATTTAGAATATCCAAGAGCTAAAAATAACCCATCATGAAAAGGAAAGTGGGATTCAAATAACCTGATCGAACTCCAAGCTCTGGTCCTTGAGCTTCACTGAGATGACAGGATAACCGACCTGTTTTGTCCATGAGTTCATCAGCTTGTTTACAGGCTCACCAGATTCTTCCTCAAGAGCTGACCATAGATCTTCTGTCTTTGCATTTGAGCAAGCGTATCTTTTAACGTAAGACGCAAGTCCTCTCTAGAAGATGTCAGAAAAGAACAACGAAACGAGATAAGATGTATTATTGATCAGATGGAATTTTGAAGAGCAAATATTATATATTGACATTCCCAGCTGCACATGACCAAATCATCAACCTGAAAACGTTCGGGACCAAGATAGGTCTGCAACATTCTAATGACAGATGCACCCTTCCTGTAGCTGATTGCATCAAAAATTTCATCTATTTCACTTGCATGATTGATTTCCACCTGAAATGAGATTGCAAACAAACTGGAGATTCAATATATGCATCATcattaaaacaaataattctAACTATATCTCTAGTTTTTCATGAGCATTGTCCCCTGGATCTTTATATTTCAAAACAAGCATttgaatagaagaaaaaaaagagtcaGTGCTTGCTGCTAACCTCAATAGGGTGAGATTCAGCAAGCCCATCCAGCCGAAGTCCCTCGGTACATTCATCAAGAAACTGAGTCCAAATTTTCCACTCTGGGAACAAGCTATCAGCAGCTAGATAGCTTACCTGAAttccaataattaaaaaaattaagaacttTATGGTACCTTTCTCCATAAAAATAAGGATTTAAACTTGAAAGGATAATAATACCCATGTAGCGAATCCCTCGTTCAGCCATAAATGAGTCCACCATTCCATAGTCACCAGATTGCCAAACCACTGGTGTGCTAGTTCGTGAGCTACAACAGTTGCCACCTAAATACGAGCCCAGCAGCTCATTAGTACACTAAGTATACATTTACCTAGGACGATTTCAGTGATAGTTGCAAAAATTCACATGATATGCTATTTAGTATGGTTCTGATATTAGCCCATTGGGTTAAAATAAAAAGGGTTGAGGCCCGATGAAGATATGACAAAACAAGGCATTATCGTCTATTCTCATCCAACTCATTTTACCCTCTGTTTGTTTGCAGCTGCAGAGTGCTTTTCATCATAAAGCAAAGCTGTTTCACGGTATGTAACAAGACCATAGTTCTCCATCGCTCCAGCAGCAAAATCAGGGATTGCAATCATGTCCAATTTAGGAAGGGAATATGGCACGGCAAAGTACCTGAATCACATGTAATATTAAGATCTAAGTCAACAAATTCACAAAATTGTGAGACCCATAGAAATAATTATAAGAAACCTAACAATAATAGCACATCTCATCAGAACAGCCATGATATGGAACAGGCAACAGCCAAGATACATTACGTCCACCCCATTTGAAAATTTTAGGATGGCGGATATAGCTTATAATGCACACTACATACTGTTTGTAAAGACCTAGGGTTTGGACAGCAACATCGAGAGCAAATTTTCCTTGACTTGTCTTGCCGACCTGACAATACACTTTGACGTTGATTCCTGTAAACATGGTACTGCATCATCAAGAGAACGTAGCTAAATATTAAATCTTACTGTGATAAAATGAGATTGCAAACGTACCATCAGGTGTATTAGCTTCGACATAGTCAAACAGGCCAACTACAACTGCCACCAAATATGTTGACA encodes:
- the LOC121785107 gene encoding aminopeptidase M1-like, yielding MAEQNQNCSQFRGQPRLPKFAIPKRYDLKLKPDLAACKFAGAVQVSVDVVSDTKFLVLNAAELSVSANSVTFASANKVLEHVKVDLFEEDEILVLEFKESLPIGVGVLSLEFEGTLNDRMKGFYRSTYEHNGEKKNMAVTQFEPADARRCFPCWDEPACKATFKITLEVPSDLVALSNMPITEEKQNENLKTVYYQESPIMSTYLVAVVVGLFDYVEANTPDGINVKVYCQVGKTSQGKFALDVAVQTLGLYKQYFAVPYSLPKLDMIAIPDFAAGAMENYGLVTYRETALLYDEKHSAAANKQRVATVVAHELAHQWFGNLVTMEWWTHLWLNEGFATWVSYLAADSLFPEWKIWTQFLDECTEGLRLDGLAESHPIEVEINHASEIDEIFDAISYRKGASVIRMLQTYLGPERFQRGLASYVKRYACSNAKTEDLWSALEEESGEPVNKLMNSWTKQVGYPVISVKLKDQSLEFDQSRFLFTGSHGDGEWVVPITLCCGSYDARKNFLLQAKSETLDVKDFLSASGSSGRPWIKVNVEQTGFYRVKYDEDLSSGLRNAIERKNLSTCDRNGILDDYYSLSMSCEQSMTSLLALMSAYREEPEYIVLSNLISVASKVAKIVADSSPELVGDVKLFFINLFQNSAERLGWDPKPLESHLDSMLRGELLVALALFGHKATLDEANKRFRIFLEDRNSPVLPPDLRRAVYVAVMQGVNKSNRSGYESLLKIYRETDLSQEKTRILGSLGTCRDPEIIQEFLDFLLSSEVRSQDVVFGLSVSSESREIAWNWLKAKWDHLTKTYGAGFLITRFISAIVSPFSSYEKAAEAQEFFSSRMKPYIARTLKQSIERVHINATWVKSIRNDKNLPHAVKELAYRKY